One genomic region from Jiangella sp. DSM 45060 encodes:
- a CDS encoding ABC transporter substrate-binding protein yields the protein MNLRHRGAALVAAGAVVTAVLAACSSERTGQDETAADDAAVAAAEEAALAAAGGEELGGSVTMLGVLGGEELDAFLGVVAPFEDATGIEVRYEGTRDFAAVLQTRVDGGNPPDVVATPAIGEMAALAEQGALVDLRTVVDDAVLTANYPASMLETGTAGGELFGLYNTVNLGGLIWYDPQRYDGPTDPASWDELQAWAAEKAAAGETPWCVGLESGAASGWPAADFIDEILLRQAGPEFHRAWRDGAEPWTSPQVKEAYQTYGEMIADGMVYGGTTTVLSTDFSQAANPMFAPEPGCYLLQQATFMGGIIADAFPDLEPGEDLDFFAAPDFSPDYPGIRSFSGEILGQITDSPQAAALTRYLASTEAGTLIAATGRWLSPNVTVAADAYEDPFLRRAQHVLTEAEATYPLGNSQMPQSEVDAFWQSGLAFAQNPADLDAILQGIEDARG from the coding sequence ATGAACCTGCGTCACCGTGGCGCCGCGCTGGTCGCGGCGGGCGCCGTCGTCACCGCCGTTCTCGCTGCCTGCAGCAGCGAACGGACCGGCCAGGACGAGACCGCGGCCGACGACGCCGCGGTCGCCGCCGCCGAGGAGGCCGCGCTCGCGGCCGCCGGCGGCGAGGAGCTCGGCGGCAGCGTGACGATGCTCGGCGTGCTGGGCGGCGAGGAGCTCGACGCGTTCCTCGGCGTCGTCGCGCCGTTCGAGGACGCCACCGGCATCGAGGTGCGCTACGAGGGCACCCGCGACTTCGCCGCCGTCCTGCAGACCCGCGTCGACGGCGGCAACCCGCCCGACGTCGTCGCCACGCCGGCCATCGGCGAGATGGCGGCGCTGGCCGAGCAGGGCGCGCTCGTCGACCTCCGGACGGTGGTCGACGACGCTGTGCTCACCGCGAACTACCCGGCCAGCATGCTCGAGACCGGCACCGCCGGCGGCGAGCTGTTCGGCCTGTACAACACCGTCAACCTGGGCGGGCTGATCTGGTACGACCCGCAGCGCTACGACGGGCCGACCGACCCGGCCAGCTGGGACGAGTTGCAGGCCTGGGCCGCGGAGAAGGCGGCCGCGGGCGAGACGCCGTGGTGCGTCGGCCTGGAGAGCGGCGCCGCCAGCGGCTGGCCGGCCGCCGACTTCATCGACGAGATCCTGCTCCGCCAGGCCGGTCCGGAGTTCCACCGGGCCTGGCGCGACGGGGCCGAGCCGTGGACGTCGCCGCAGGTCAAGGAGGCCTACCAGACGTACGGGGAGATGATCGCCGACGGCATGGTCTACGGCGGGACGACGACCGTGCTGAGCACCGACTTCTCCCAGGCCGCCAACCCGATGTTCGCGCCGGAGCCGGGCTGCTACCTGCTCCAGCAGGCGACGTTCATGGGCGGCATCATCGCCGACGCGTTCCCCGACCTCGAGCCGGGCGAGGACCTCGACTTCTTCGCCGCCCCCGACTTCAGCCCGGACTACCCGGGCATCCGGTCCTTCTCCGGTGAGATCCTTGGTCAGATCACCGACTCGCCGCAGGCCGCCGCGCTGACCCGCTACCTCGCCTCCACCGAGGCCGGGACGCTGATCGCGGCGACCGGGCGCTGGCTCTCGCCGAACGTGACGGTCGCCGCCGACGCCTACGAAGACCCGTTCCTGCGCCGCGCCCAGCATGTCCTGACCGAGGCCGAGGCGACGTACCCGCTCGGCAACTCGCAGATGCCGCAGTCGGAGGTGGACGCGTTCTGGCAGTCCGGGCTGGCGTTCGCGCAGAACCCGGCCGACCTGGACGCGATCCTGCAGGGCATCGAGGACGCCCGGGGATGA
- a CDS encoding SDR family NAD(P)-dependent oxidoreductase has protein sequence MWAETVAVTGAGSGIGRAVLLAAAARGARVAALDVDGAAAAAVIDEALAGGASGAVAVTCDVSSEASVASAFATVASAVGVPGAVFANAGIEVNAPLHAFPAGEWERVVAVNLVGVFLTCREALRRLVEAGRGGSVVCTSSPAAFVGHAGGGNSAYAASKGGVSAFVRSAALDYAPHGIRVNAVVPGATDTAMLTTGGADLDGIRAAAATQVPLGRLGRPDEVAAAVLWLLSGESSYVTGSHLVCDGGLMAKSANDF, from the coding sequence ATGTGGGCTGAGACGGTCGCCGTCACCGGGGCCGGGTCCGGCATCGGGCGGGCGGTGCTGCTGGCGGCGGCCGCACGGGGTGCGCGCGTGGCGGCGCTGGACGTCGACGGCGCGGCGGCGGCCGCCGTCATCGACGAGGCGCTGGCCGGTGGCGCTTCCGGTGCGGTGGCGGTGACGTGCGACGTGTCGTCGGAGGCGTCGGTGGCTTCGGCGTTCGCCACGGTGGCGTCCGCCGTCGGCGTTCCAGGTGCGGTGTTCGCGAACGCGGGCATCGAGGTGAACGCGCCGCTGCACGCCTTCCCGGCCGGCGAGTGGGAGCGCGTCGTCGCCGTCAACCTCGTCGGCGTGTTCCTGACCTGCCGCGAGGCGCTGCGCCGGTTGGTCGAGGCCGGCCGCGGCGGCTCCGTCGTCTGCACGTCGTCGCCGGCCGCGTTCGTCGGCCACGCGGGCGGCGGGAACAGCGCCTACGCCGCGTCGAAGGGCGGGGTGTCGGCGTTCGTCCGGTCGGCGGCGCTCGACTACGCGCCGCACGGCATCCGCGTCAACGCCGTCGTGCCCGGGGCCACCGACACCGCGATGCTGACGACCGGCGGCGCCGACCTCGACGGCATCCGCGCGGCGGCCGCCACCCAGGTGCCGCTCGGGCGGCTGGGCCGGCCCGACGAGGTGGCCGCGGCGGTGCTGTGGCTGCTGTCCGGCGAGTCGTCGTACGTCACCGGGTCGCACCTGGTCTGCGACGGCGGCCTGATGGCGAAGAGCGCCAACGACTTCTAG
- a CDS encoding sensory rhodopsin transducer, whose protein sequence is MVSSIGSTVWVVADGYIPPGSSGDDPALASHESVCILNTGPADATVELWVYFADREPDGPHVLPVPARRAFHQQLGALGVPSGVDYSVVLESDVPVVVQHTRLDSRQAANALMSTIAYSAR, encoded by the coding sequence GTGGTGTCGTCGATCGGTTCGACGGTGTGGGTGGTCGCCGACGGGTACATCCCGCCGGGCAGCAGCGGGGACGATCCCGCGCTGGCCAGCCACGAGAGCGTCTGCATCCTCAACACCGGGCCGGCGGACGCGACCGTCGAGCTCTGGGTGTACTTCGCCGACCGCGAGCCGGACGGGCCGCACGTCCTGCCCGTTCCCGCGCGGCGCGCGTTCCACCAGCAGCTGGGCGCCCTGGGTGTGCCGTCGGGCGTCGACTACAGCGTCGTGCTGGAGAGCGACGTGCCGGTCGTGGTGCAGCACACCCGGCTGGACTCCCGGCAGGCGGCGAACGCGCTGATGTCGACGATCGCGTACTCGGCCCGATGA
- a CDS encoding carbohydrate ABC transporter permease: MIADRIVLTLAATAVILVGGWAYLRLGDRALAALPRGAYRRLAPWLFAGPAVAMVLLALAFPAVVTVGWSFVDDGGGFAGFANYAQTLSDEVTRVALRNTVLWVVLLPTLAVLVGLAIAVLAERVRYGALVKAALFLPIAISAVAAGVIWSFMYDYQPPGAAQTATLNAVVTALGGEPVAWIVDTATNNYALIGATLWTQAGFAMVIFGAALRAVPDELLEAARLDGASEWKAFRHVTLPFLAPTVVVVATTMTVTALKAFDIVYVMTNGNYGTDVLSTVMYRALFTAKDNGLAGAVATILMLTVVPIMVLNVRQFRRETGAA, encoded by the coding sequence ATGATCGCCGATCGCATCGTCCTCACGCTGGCGGCGACGGCCGTGATCCTCGTCGGCGGCTGGGCCTACCTGCGCCTCGGCGACCGCGCGCTGGCGGCGCTGCCGCGCGGCGCGTACCGGCGGCTGGCGCCGTGGCTGTTCGCCGGGCCGGCGGTCGCGATGGTGCTGCTGGCGCTGGCGTTCCCCGCCGTCGTCACCGTCGGGTGGAGCTTCGTCGACGACGGCGGCGGGTTCGCCGGCTTCGCGAACTACGCGCAGACGCTGTCCGACGAGGTCACCCGCGTCGCGCTGCGCAACACCGTCCTCTGGGTGGTGCTGCTGCCGACGCTCGCCGTGCTGGTCGGCCTGGCCATCGCGGTGCTGGCCGAGCGGGTCCGGTACGGCGCGCTGGTCAAGGCCGCGCTGTTCCTGCCGATCGCGATCTCGGCCGTCGCGGCCGGAGTGATCTGGAGCTTCATGTACGACTACCAGCCGCCCGGCGCCGCGCAGACCGCGACGCTGAACGCCGTCGTCACGGCGCTCGGCGGTGAGCCGGTCGCGTGGATCGTCGACACGGCGACCAACAACTACGCGCTGATCGGGGCGACGCTGTGGACGCAGGCCGGGTTCGCGATGGTGATCTTCGGGGCGGCACTGCGCGCGGTGCCGGACGAGCTGCTGGAGGCGGCCCGGCTGGACGGCGCGTCGGAGTGGAAGGCGTTCCGGCACGTGACGCTGCCGTTCCTGGCGCCGACGGTGGTGGTCGTGGCCACGACGATGACGGTGACCGCGCTGAAGGCGTTCGACATCGTCTACGTGATGACCAACGGGAACTACGGCACCGACGTGCTGTCGACGGTCATGTACCGGGCGCTGTTCACGGCGAAGGACAACGGGCTGGCCGGGGCGGTCGCGACGATCCTCATGCTCACGGTCGTGCCGATCATGGTCCTCAACGTGCGCCAGTTCCGGCGCGAGACGGGGGCCGCCTGA
- a CDS encoding GntR family transcriptional regulator, which translates to MSGLGLRRVPSLSRREHVAEILREAITSGRLKPGDRLVELDLAAELGTSRAPVREALRQLEQEGLIASYPYRGSEVLGVSQDEVEQVLVPIRITLERFAFGKALDKLGAADLDALQGMVDDMLVAASSGEAEQLADLDIRFHELVITRSEQRHCLQMWKTIQPRVRAYFRRDAPAHADPGEVARQHQELLDVLRSGDRDAVLDAVERHIHIHLGPGSADVG; encoded by the coding sequence ATGAGTGGGCTGGGCTTGCGACGGGTCCCGAGCCTGTCGCGGCGAGAGCACGTCGCCGAGATCCTGCGCGAGGCGATCACCAGCGGCCGGCTCAAGCCGGGCGACCGGCTGGTCGAGCTCGACCTCGCCGCCGAACTGGGCACCAGCCGCGCGCCGGTCCGCGAGGCGCTGCGCCAACTCGAGCAGGAGGGGCTGATCGCGTCCTATCCGTACCGCGGCAGCGAGGTGCTCGGCGTCTCGCAGGACGAGGTCGAGCAGGTGCTGGTGCCGATCCGCATCACGCTGGAGCGGTTCGCGTTCGGCAAGGCGCTGGACAAGCTGGGCGCGGCCGACCTCGACGCGTTGCAGGGCATGGTCGACGACATGCTGGTCGCCGCCTCCTCCGGCGAGGCCGAGCAGCTGGCCGACCTCGACATCCGCTTCCACGAGCTGGTCATCACCCGCTCCGAGCAGCGGCACTGCCTGCAGATGTGGAAGACCATCCAGCCGCGGGTGCGCGCGTACTTCCGCCGCGACGCCCCGGCGCACGCCGACCCCGGCGAGGTGGCCCGGCAGCATCAGGAACTGCTCGACGTCCTGCGCTCCGGCGACCGCGACGCCGTGCTCGACGCCGTCGAGCGGCACATCCACATCCACCTCGGGCCGGGCTCCGCCGATGTGGGCTGA